The Candidatus Bealeia paramacronuclearis sequence GCAAGAATGACCATTTCAGGGAAATGTTAAAGCTGGCTCAAGACAGAGGGATAAATCCGGATGACGTGGTTGCAGACGCTTGGTACTCGAGCTTGAATAATCTGAAGGCCATTGAATCCATAGGCTGGACATGGGTGATGGGGTTGAAGAAAAACAGGAAAGTGAATCGTGGAGAAACTCTTGAAAAGCTGGACATTCCAGATGAAGGACTGAAAGTTCACTTACGCGGATATGGATGGATTACTGTTTTCCGGTTTGTTGCCAAAAACGGTCGCACGGATTATATCGGAACCAATAGGGATAATCCCTCTCGTGATCATATTGAACTGGTCATGAAATCGCGTTGGAAAATCGAAGTTTATCATCGGGAATTAAAGCAAACATGCGGTCTTGAACGCTGTCAGTCTCGCACGGACGAGCCCAAAGAAATCATATATTTCTTGCCATTTCGGCTTGGATTCAAAGATTTAAAAGACGACTTGCTGGAGGCTTCTCTTTTATCAGCAGCAGTGGGATGTTATTAAGCATGATATCTCTAGAGAAATAACAAAACTCATGTCTTTCGCTTAGATTCCCACCCTTTTGCTGCAAACTGCGTAACTCGTGTTCAAAACAAACATGATTTCAACCATAACAAACAAGGGCACCTTGCGGTTTATGATGTTTGATGAGAATTTCACAACGGACGTGTTTATTGACTTTTTAAGAAGGCTGATTTGGAAATCTCAGTCAAAAATCTATTTAATCCTTGATAATCATAAGGTTCATCATGCTTACAAAGTGCAAGACTGGGTGAAAGCGCATGCGGACAAAATTGAGCTTTTCTTTTTGCCACCGTATTGTCCGGAATTGAATCCTGACGAGCTACTCAATCAAGATGTCAAAAGTAATGCTGTGGGGCGGAAACGCGCTAAGAACCTCTCTGAGTTGAAGAGAAATTTGCGCCAATATCTCTTTGGAACACAAAAATCCCCTCACATTGTAAGGTCATACTTCCAAAAAACTGAAGTCTCCTACGCCTCTTAATGTCATCTGTTTCCATGTCGGGGTAATATCCTGCTCGATTGGGTAGGTTAAATCCTTGCCAGTAAAAAGTTGATGTTCAGGAATTAGACGATGAAATCCCTCCCAATCGTCCGTGATGAAAGTGAGATCCCTCGTGCCGATTTCGTCGATTAAGCTTTTGGCTGTTCGATCATCACGGCGACCCAAAGTCCAGGAGATAACTCGCCCTGACACAGGGTCAAAGGCTTTCCAGATCCAAATTTTGTTTTTTTTCCATTCACGTAATGCCACATCTCGTCGATTTGAACGAGCTTAAGGTCAGATGGAACGGCAGGCCTTTCCAATGATTTTGCCTCTTTTCGAATCCACTTCAAAACAGCGACATTACTGACTTTAAGAACCTTTCCGATCATTCCAAAGCTTGCATTTCCCAATGTATATAAAAGGATTGCCAAGGCTTTCATGGCCTCTGGCTTTCCGCGCTTAGGTGTATTTGTGAAGTTGCAGCCGCAGCTTTTACAGCGGTAGCGTTGGATCCCTCTGACCATTCCATTCTTAACATACTGAACTGAATTACATTTCTTGCATTCCATGGCCTATCCCCCTTTAAATAAGCCATCTTATCACGTTATCTATCTTTGGTTAAGTGTCTCGAGAAAAATTTGGAAGTTTATTTTGTTTATTGTCTCTTCTTAATAAATTATTTGTCAGATCGTCTTTGCTTTTATCAAAAAAGACATTAAAATTTTGTTCTTTATAAAAAACCACGGGTGCAGCATATTGAAAAACAATAGCTAACTCTTTTGGCATGTTGTTTAGTATATCTGCATAAGCACTTTCAAAATTTTCTTTTGGATTTAAACTACAAGATAAAATCTGGATCGTTAATGGAGAAGAAAAAAGTTCTTGATCAATAATATTTAATAAATCTAGTCTGTTTTGTGTAATGGAGATTTTAGAAATAAATCCTTTATTTTTACAAAGCCATTGATATAAATGTTCTATCATTATATAGATATTATTTTCCCAAAAAATATTTACCGGCTGTAATGTGTGCTCTCCCTGAAATCTGAAATCCACAAAAAAATCTTGAGTTAAATACACATTTGATTGTGTTTTGTTCCAAACACAGGGGCGAGAACTTATAAATACTTTTC is a genomic window containing:
- a CDS encoding transposase-like zinc-binding domain-containing protein: MECKKCNSVQYVKNGMVRGIQRYRCKSCGCNFTNTPKRGKPEAMKALAILLYTLGNASFGMIGKVLKVSNVAVLKWIRKEAKSLERPAVPSDLKLVQIDEMWHYVNGKKTKFGSGKPLTLCQGELSPGLWVAVMIEQPKA
- a CDS encoding IS630 family transposase, with the protein product MFKTNMISTITNKGTLRFMMFDENFTTDVFIDFLRRLIWKSQSKIYLILDNHKVHHAYKVQDWVKAHADKIELFFLPPYCPELNPDELLNQDVKSNAVGRKRAKNLSELKRNLRQYLFGTQKSPHIVRSYFQKTEVSYAS